A region of Rhizorhabdus wittichii RW1 DNA encodes the following proteins:
- a CDS encoding transferase hexapeptide repeat containing protein (PFAM: transferase hexapeptide repeat containing protein): MSDVDEPEVARAAYIDPTARLFGDLRLGEGASIWPHAVLRAEMHHIRIGPLTNVQDHVMIHIGYRHAVDIGSYCSIAHHSTLHGCTIGDNCLIGIHTTIMDGCVIGENSIVGGHSFLTENTIIPPNSIVMGAPGKIRRSQDCSVENIANALLYELNARAYARGHHRAWADADFAKIQRQAREIAMARQAIPGG, translated from the coding sequence ATGTCAGATGTCGACGAGCCCGAGGTCGCGCGTGCCGCCTATATCGACCCAACCGCGCGCCTGTTTGGGGACCTGCGATTGGGCGAGGGAGCCAGCATCTGGCCTCATGCCGTCCTGCGCGCCGAGATGCACCATATCCGGATAGGCCCCCTGACCAATGTGCAGGATCATGTCATGATCCACATCGGCTATCGACATGCCGTCGACATCGGATCCTATTGCTCGATCGCCCATCACAGCACGCTGCACGGATGCACCATTGGCGACAATTGCCTCATAGGGATCCACACGACGATCATGGACGGCTGCGTCATCGGTGAAAATTCGATTGTCGGCGGACACTCGTTTCTCACCGAAAACACGATAATCCCGCCCAATTCGATTGTCATGGGCGCTCCCGGCAAAATTCGGCGCTCGCAAGATTGCTCCGTCGAAAACATCGCCAACGCCCTTCTGTATGAGCTCAACGCGCGCGCATACGCCCGGGGACATCACCGCGCCTGGGCCGACGCCGATTTCGCGAAGATTCAACGGCAGGCCCGGGAGATCGCAATGGCCCGCCAGGCCATCCCCGGCGGCTAG
- a CDS encoding short-chain dehydrogenase/reductase SDR (PFAM: short-chain dehydrogenase/reductase SDR): MQLSSSVAAIVTGGASGLGLATTRALRARGVQVAIFDVNQAVGEAAAAEEGALFCNVDVTDEASLDSGFALARAAHGQERILVNCAGIGVAGKTARRDRQTGEITHFPLEAFARALQINLLGTFGSIAKSAAGMMALDPLPDGERGAIVNTASVAAEDGQMGQAAYSASKAGVIGMTLPIARDLASEGIRVNTILPGTFSTPMLYSAPQNVRDGLAAAVPFPKRLGEPSEYASLAIEMITNGYLNGEDIRLDGAIRMAPR, encoded by the coding sequence ATGCAACTGAGCTCATCTGTCGCCGCGATCGTCACCGGCGGTGCCTCGGGATTGGGCCTGGCAACGACGCGGGCATTGCGTGCTCGTGGTGTCCAGGTCGCCATCTTCGATGTGAACCAAGCGGTCGGGGAGGCCGCCGCGGCAGAAGAGGGCGCCCTTTTCTGCAATGTCGATGTAACCGACGAGGCGAGTCTCGACAGTGGTTTCGCGCTCGCTCGGGCCGCGCATGGACAGGAGCGCATCCTGGTCAACTGCGCCGGTATCGGCGTGGCCGGTAAGACGGCCAGGCGCGACAGGCAAACGGGTGAAATCACGCATTTCCCGCTCGAGGCCTTCGCGCGGGCGCTTCAGATCAATCTTCTGGGCACGTTCGGCAGCATAGCCAAGTCTGCGGCCGGGATGATGGCGCTCGATCCTCTTCCAGATGGAGAGCGCGGCGCTATCGTCAACACCGCGTCGGTCGCCGCTGAGGACGGACAGATGGGGCAGGCGGCCTATTCCGCGTCGAAAGCCGGCGTTATCGGCATGACGCTTCCCATCGCGCGCGATCTCGCCTCGGAAGGGATCAGGGTGAACACCATCCTGCCGGGCACATTTTCGACACCGATGCTGTACAGCGCGCCGCAAAACGTCAGGGACGGTCTGGCGGCGGCCGTTCCCTTCCCGAAGCGGCTTGGAGAGCCGAGCGAATATGCTTCGTTGGCGATCGAGATGATTACCAACGGATATTTGAACGGCGAGGATATCCGTCTGGATGGCGCGATTCGCATGGCGCCGCGCTAG
- a CDS encoding acyl-CoA dehydrogenase domain protein (PFAM: acyl-CoA dehydrogenase domain protein), which produces MDFDFSDEQHELRHQVRKLLARWCPASAPREILEGTESYDRNLWRAVAEMGLTAIAIPENYGGLGLAGLELCVVAEELGRALAPIPFSSSVYLATEFLLAAGSPEQKKGLLPRLASGEAIGCLALSERSGVRRPAEQVTAKVSKGRLSGVKTPVADGDVATFAVVAARTDSDDAPGLFLVDLSDPGVQRETVRTIDPTRSHARITFRDARAEPMAPPGPASGIIDAVRDRASILIAFEQLGGAERALEMARDYALERIAFGRQIGSFQSIKHMLANMYVATTLARSNCYFGAWALSSAAAELPQAAAAAHLSATEAFQLCSKNSIQIHGGAGFTWKSDCGLFYRRANLLALSLGGPRHWQRRLVDSLRSAAA; this is translated from the coding sequence ATGGATTTTGATTTTTCCGACGAGCAGCACGAATTGCGCCACCAGGTCAGGAAACTGCTCGCAAGGTGGTGCCCCGCTAGCGCGCCACGTGAAATTCTCGAAGGTACGGAATCTTACGATCGAAATCTCTGGCGCGCCGTTGCGGAAATGGGGCTCACCGCGATCGCCATTCCTGAAAATTATGGCGGCCTGGGCCTGGCGGGACTCGAACTCTGCGTCGTCGCGGAAGAATTGGGGCGCGCGCTCGCGCCGATACCGTTTTCGTCGTCCGTGTATCTCGCGACCGAGTTCCTGCTCGCGGCGGGATCGCCGGAGCAGAAGAAAGGCCTGCTTCCTCGACTGGCCTCGGGAGAGGCAATCGGCTGCCTTGCATTATCCGAAAGATCAGGCGTTCGCCGGCCGGCCGAACAGGTGACCGCGAAAGTGTCGAAGGGACGCCTCAGTGGCGTGAAAACGCCTGTAGCCGATGGCGACGTCGCGACGTTCGCCGTCGTGGCCGCCCGCACGGATAGCGATGACGCACCCGGCCTTTTCCTCGTCGACCTGAGCGATCCCGGTGTCCAGCGCGAAACCGTCCGCACCATCGATCCAACCCGCAGCCATGCGCGCATCACATTCCGCGATGCCCGAGCAGAGCCTATGGCCCCCCCGGGCCCGGCAAGCGGGATCATCGACGCCGTGCGCGATCGCGCGTCCATCCTGATCGCCTTCGAGCAACTCGGGGGGGCCGAGCGGGCCCTGGAAATGGCGCGCGATTACGCGTTGGAGCGCATCGCCTTCGGCCGGCAGATCGGCTCGTTCCAGTCCATCAAGCATATGCTGGCAAATATGTATGTCGCAACGACCCTCGCCCGTTCGAACTGCTATTTCGGCGCCTGGGCCCTTTCCAGCGCCGCCGCGGAACTGCCCCAGGCGGCCGCAGCGGCCCATCTCAGCGCGACCGAAGCATTCCAGCTCTGCTCGAAGAACAGCATCCAGATTCATGGCGGCGCGGGCTTCACCTGGAAATCCGACTGCGGCCTTTTCTACCGCAGGGCCAATCTGCTCGCATTGTCGCTCGGCGGTCCCCGCCATTGGCAGAGGCGGCTGGTGGATAGCCTCCGTTCGGCGGCAGCTTAA
- a CDS encoding acyl-CoA dehydrogenase domain protein (PFAM: acyl-CoA dehydrogenase domain protein), with protein sequence MDFNDTDQEAEFRREVRDWIARNAPTELWETLNSFSFGQAKMDSDALMRHSKAWQRKKHVGGWACLNWPKAYGGRGATPIERVIWQQEEGVYAMLSAVFTLGIGMCGPTLLENASEAQCRRHLPKIASGEEVWCQLFSEPSGGSDLAGLRTSAKREGDEWVVDGQKIWTTGAHYSDYGLLLARTDFTVPKHRGLTMFYVDMKTPGIEVRPIKQLNGQSEFNEVYFTGARIPDAQRIGDVGAGWHISLTTLMNERLAVGGVMPTGFPEMLAFCEALQTDAGPAIEDPDICAHLAGWAIRHLGLKHTSNRTLSALSNGKLPGPENSIAKLVISQTLQEIAHYAMSLQGDWGILVDEADAVDEGRFQAYLLRSPGMRIEGGTDEILRNIIGERVLGLPADIRVDKTMPFNQIPVSGTAPSHPAAARSDVVDNRAV encoded by the coding sequence GTGGATTTCAACGACACCGATCAGGAAGCCGAGTTCCGCCGGGAGGTCCGCGACTGGATCGCTCGAAACGCACCGACAGAGCTATGGGAAACACTCAATTCGTTCAGCTTCGGCCAGGCGAAGATGGATTCCGATGCGCTCATGCGCCACTCCAAGGCGTGGCAACGGAAAAAACATGTTGGCGGATGGGCGTGCCTTAACTGGCCAAAGGCCTATGGCGGTCGCGGCGCCACACCGATCGAAAGGGTCATCTGGCAGCAGGAAGAAGGCGTTTACGCCATGCTTTCAGCGGTGTTCACGCTCGGCATCGGCATGTGCGGCCCCACCCTGCTGGAAAATGCGAGCGAAGCGCAGTGCCGGAGGCATCTGCCGAAGATCGCCTCCGGCGAAGAGGTCTGGTGCCAGTTATTCTCGGAGCCATCCGGAGGATCGGACCTCGCCGGCCTGCGCACGAGCGCAAAGCGCGAGGGCGACGAGTGGGTCGTCGACGGGCAGAAGATATGGACGACCGGCGCCCATTATTCGGACTATGGCCTGCTGCTCGCGCGTACCGACTTTACCGTGCCCAAGCATCGCGGCCTGACCATGTTCTACGTCGACATGAAGACGCCCGGCATCGAAGTTCGCCCGATCAAGCAACTCAACGGCCAATCCGAGTTCAACGAGGTCTATTTCACCGGCGCGCGAATCCCGGATGCCCAGCGCATCGGCGATGTCGGTGCGGGCTGGCATATCTCGCTGACCACGCTGATGAACGAAAGGCTTGCCGTCGGCGGCGTGATGCCGACCGGATTTCCGGAAATGCTCGCCTTCTGCGAGGCTCTCCAGACCGACGCGGGGCCGGCCATCGAAGATCCGGATATATGCGCCCACCTGGCCGGTTGGGCGATACGCCATCTGGGCCTCAAGCATACGAGCAACCGGACCTTGTCGGCGCTGTCCAACGGCAAATTGCCCGGCCCCGAAAACTCGATCGCCAAACTCGTCATCAGCCAGACCCTTCAGGAAATCGCCCATTATGCGATGAGCCTTCAGGGCGATTGGGGCATCCTCGTTGATGAGGCCGATGCGGTCGATGAGGGACGCTTCCAGGCCTATCTGTTGCGTTCGCCGGGCATGCGCATCGAAGGCGGGACGGACGAGATCCTCCGCAATATCATCGGCGAGCGCGTGCTTGGCCTGCCTGCTGACATACGCGTCGACAAGACCATGCCGTTCAATCAGATCCCCGTTTCCGGCACGGCCCCCAGTCATCCTGCCGCCGCTCGGAGCGATGTCGTGGATAACCGTGCAGTATAA
- a CDS encoding aldehyde dehydrogenase (PFAM: aldehyde dehydrogenase), with protein MEGNLTEYKLLIDGALCDGASSMAVLNPATEEILARCPRASLAQLDQAVAAAKRAAPLWAATPIEARRSALRKIAEILRANATELARLLTQENGKPLSIASIEIEFSAKFFEYFAELDLSPKIVDKSFGGQAELQRRPLGVVAAIIPWNFPVLIVAFKLPAALLAGNTVVLKPAPTTPLATLRIGELLKDVLPPGVLNIITDDNDLGAALSSHPDIAKVTFTGSAATGRKVMTSAANTLKRLTLELGGNDAAIVLDDVDCRAVAQDVFMGAFQNSGQVCLALKRLYVHESIYDEMCEALKAIAEQSIVGNGLDEGVQLGPIQNRMQYEKLKGILEDSAEQGTILTGGLMEDRAGYFIRPTIVRDISEGARLVDEEQFGPILPVIKYTDPEDALRRANDSEYGLGGSIWSSDVERARALANRLQSGTIWINTHMGMSPEIPFGGAKQSGIGLEFGEEGLAEFTQLTCIHLSM; from the coding sequence ATGGAGGGCAATTTGACCGAATATAAACTGCTGATCGACGGCGCCTTATGTGACGGCGCCTCGTCGATGGCCGTACTCAACCCCGCGACCGAGGAGATTCTGGCCCGCTGCCCCCGTGCGTCGCTTGCGCAGCTCGATCAGGCGGTCGCCGCAGCGAAGAGGGCCGCTCCGCTCTGGGCCGCAACGCCGATTGAGGCGCGCAGATCCGCTCTCAGGAAGATCGCGGAAATCCTGCGCGCCAACGCGACCGAACTCGCCCGCCTTCTTACACAGGAGAATGGCAAACCGCTGTCGATCGCATCGATCGAGATAGAATTCTCGGCGAAATTCTTCGAATATTTCGCCGAGCTCGATCTGTCTCCGAAGATCGTCGATAAAAGCTTTGGCGGCCAAGCCGAGCTTCAGAGACGTCCCTTGGGAGTCGTCGCCGCGATCATCCCATGGAATTTCCCGGTCCTGATCGTAGCCTTCAAGCTACCTGCGGCACTTCTCGCGGGAAATACCGTCGTGCTCAAGCCGGCGCCGACGACGCCGCTCGCCACCTTGCGGATCGGCGAACTTTTAAAGGACGTGCTCCCGCCGGGCGTGCTCAACATCATCACGGACGACAACGACCTCGGCGCCGCGCTCTCCTCGCATCCGGACATCGCGAAGGTCACATTCACCGGTTCGGCAGCCACCGGACGAAAGGTGATGACGAGCGCGGCCAACACGTTGAAGCGGCTGACGCTGGAACTCGGCGGCAATGATGCCGCGATCGTGCTCGACGATGTCGATTGCCGGGCAGTGGCGCAGGATGTGTTCATGGGCGCCTTCCAGAACAGCGGCCAGGTGTGCCTGGCCCTCAAGCGCCTGTACGTTCACGAGTCCATCTATGACGAGATGTGCGAAGCCTTGAAGGCAATCGCGGAACAATCGATCGTCGGGAACGGGCTCGATGAAGGCGTCCAACTCGGCCCCATCCAAAACCGGATGCAATATGAAAAGCTCAAGGGAATCCTCGAAGACTCGGCCGAACAGGGAACCATCCTGACCGGCGGCCTGATGGAGGATCGAGCCGGCTATTTCATACGGCCGACGATCGTGCGCGACATCTCGGAAGGAGCGCGACTGGTCGATGAAGAGCAGTTCGGGCCCATTCTCCCAGTGATCAAATATACCGATCCCGAAGACGCCCTACGCCGCGCGAACGATAGCGAATATGGCCTCGGCGGCTCCATCTGGTCCTCCGACGTCGAGCGCGCTCGCGCATTGGCCAACAGGCTGCAATCGGGCACGATCTGGATAAACACCCATATGGGAATGAGTCCTGAAATCCCCTTTGGCGGCGCGAAGCAATCCGGGATTGGCTTGGAGTTCGGCGAGGAGGGACTGGCCGAGTTCACCCAGCTGACCTGCATACACCTCTCGATGTAG
- a CDS encoding L-carnitine dehydratase/bile acid-inducible protein F (PFAM: L-carnitine dehydratase/bile acid-inducible protein F), with protein sequence MSGSGPLHGVRVLEFAGIGPTPFCAMLLSDLGADVLRIDRPGTPGAYATEVLARGRRSIAIDLKDKAGIEACRELARSADVLIEGFRPGVMERLGLGPEEMAEINPRLVYGRMTGWGQTGPLAKVAGHDINYIAITGALGAIGPADRPPTPPLNLLGDFGGGSLYLALGIVSALLERERSQLGQVIDAAIVDGVASLFGMHAGFVGAGMAGGRGQNMLDGSANYYRCYECADGKYVAVGAFEPHFYALLLESMGLDAPALKSQSQEDWESVGARLSEIFLTRTQREWSEMLEGTDACFAPVLSFEDAVKHPHMAARNSYVTAFGITQPAPAPRFSRTPGEIQGPPTRTNDGGREAALEWGLPPSVIEAAARP encoded by the coding sequence ATGTCTGGATCTGGTCCGTTACACGGTGTGAGGGTGCTGGAGTTTGCCGGCATTGGACCGACACCATTCTGCGCCATGCTGCTCTCGGATCTCGGCGCGGATGTCCTGCGCATCGACCGGCCGGGAACGCCGGGTGCCTATGCGACGGAGGTGCTCGCCCGCGGTCGCCGCTCTATCGCGATCGATCTCAAGGACAAGGCTGGGATCGAAGCCTGTCGGGAGCTTGCGAGATCGGCCGACGTCCTGATCGAGGGCTTTCGGCCCGGCGTGATGGAGCGGCTTGGCCTCGGGCCGGAAGAGATGGCGGAGATCAATCCGCGGCTCGTCTACGGAAGGATGACCGGCTGGGGGCAGACCGGTCCGCTCGCGAAGGTCGCCGGACATGATATCAACTATATAGCGATCACCGGTGCGCTGGGCGCGATCGGGCCGGCGGATCGGCCCCCGACGCCGCCGCTCAATCTGCTCGGCGACTTTGGCGGGGGCTCGCTTTACCTGGCGCTTGGCATCGTCTCCGCGCTGCTGGAACGCGAGCGCTCCCAGCTCGGGCAGGTGATCGACGCCGCGATCGTGGATGGCGTCGCTTCGCTGTTCGGAATGCATGCCGGATTTGTCGGAGCGGGGATGGCCGGCGGGCGCGGACAGAATATGCTCGACGGTTCCGCAAACTACTATCGGTGCTACGAATGCGCGGACGGCAAATATGTCGCCGTGGGTGCGTTCGAGCCGCATTTCTACGCTTTGCTTCTAGAATCCATGGGCCTTGACGCACCAGCGCTCAAATCCCAGAGCCAGGAAGATTGGGAGAGCGTGGGCGCGCGGCTGTCGGAGATATTCCTGACGAGAACGCAGCGCGAATGGTCGGAGATGCTGGAAGGGACGGACGCGTGCTTTGCGCCGGTGCTAAGCTTTGAAGATGCCGTGAAGCATCCGCACATGGCCGCGCGCAATAGCTACGTGACGGCCTTCGGGATCACCCAACCCGCTCCCGCGCCGCGCTTCTCCCGCACGCCGGGCGAAATTCAGGGCCCTCCGACCAGAACCAATGACGGTGGGCGCGAGGCAGCGCTGGAGTGGGGCCTTCCGCCATCGGTCATCGAGGCCGCCGCCAGGCCTTGA
- a CDS encoding short-chain dehydrogenase/reductase SDR (PFAM: short-chain dehydrogenase/reductase SDR; KR), which produces MSNGRLEGKVALVSGSGRGIGRAIALKLASEGARVVVNDLDADPAQEVVEAIKSANGEAIACLGSVSEPDFGERFVAAAMSNYGGLDIIVNNAGFTWDSVIQKMTDEQFDAVMDVHLKAPFRILRAAAEPIRTLSKQEALAGKVNVRKVVNISSVAGTNGNPGQANYSSAKAGVTGLTKTLAREWGRYKVTVNCVAFNYIQTRLTMPLGGEQAQIDVEGRLLNVGVQQNVLTTLDATIPLGRGGTPEEAAGSVYLFCIPESDYVSGQVLMCSGGL; this is translated from the coding sequence ATGAGCAACGGAAGACTCGAAGGGAAAGTCGCGCTGGTGTCCGGATCGGGGCGCGGCATCGGTCGTGCCATCGCGCTGAAGCTCGCAAGTGAGGGCGCGCGGGTGGTCGTCAACGATCTCGACGCTGACCCCGCGCAAGAGGTCGTGGAGGCGATCAAGAGCGCCAATGGTGAAGCCATCGCCTGCCTCGGATCGGTTTCGGAGCCCGATTTCGGCGAAAGATTCGTCGCCGCCGCGATGAGCAATTATGGCGGTTTGGACATCATCGTGAACAATGCGGGGTTCACGTGGGACAGTGTCATCCAGAAGATGACCGACGAGCAGTTCGACGCCGTGATGGATGTCCATCTCAAGGCCCCGTTCCGTATCCTCCGCGCAGCGGCGGAACCGATCCGCACCCTTTCGAAGCAAGAGGCGCTGGCGGGCAAGGTGAATGTTCGCAAGGTCGTGAACATCTCCTCGGTCGCAGGCACGAACGGCAATCCGGGACAGGCGAACTATTCGTCGGCAAAGGCTGGTGTGACGGGCCTTACCAAGACGCTTGCCAGGGAATGGGGGCGCTACAAGGTGACGGTCAACTGCGTCGCGTTCAATTACATCCAGACCCGGCTGACGATGCCGCTCGGCGGCGAGCAGGCGCAAATCGACGTCGAAGGACGCCTGCTCAACGTAGGCGTGCAGCAAAATGTACTGACCACCCTGGACGCGACGATCCCGCTGGGGCGCGGCGGGACGCCGGAAGAAGCGGCGGGCTCGGTGTATCTCTTCTGCATCCCGGAATCCGATTATGTGTCCGGCCAGGTCCTGATGTGCAGCGGGGGACTATAG
- a CDS encoding MaoC domain protein dehydratase (PFAM: MaoC domain protein dehydratase) produces the protein MMTVTPSYEDVQVGDAIPALSLDPISRTTLALYCGASGDHLPVHVDLDFARENGIPDVFAHGMLSMAYLGRALTNWAQIDRLRAYNVRFVAITHVHDTVSCSGTVVEKFEADGEKRVRLALEAKTETGGVTLRGEAVIALI, from the coding sequence ATGATGACTGTCACGCCGAGCTATGAAGACGTGCAAGTTGGCGATGCCATTCCCGCCTTGTCGCTGGACCCCATCTCGCGAACGACCCTCGCGCTCTATTGCGGTGCGTCAGGTGACCATCTGCCGGTGCATGTCGATCTGGATTTCGCCCGCGAGAACGGCATTCCCGACGTGTTTGCGCATGGCATGCTGTCAATGGCGTATTTGGGGCGCGCCTTGACCAACTGGGCGCAGATCGATCGCCTCCGCGCCTACAATGTCCGCTTCGTGGCGATCACGCACGTGCATGACACGGTCTCCTGTTCGGGGACCGTCGTGGAGAAATTCGAAGCCGATGGCGAGAAGCGCGTGCGCCTGGCCCTGGAAGCAAAAACGGAAACTGGAGGCGTCACCCTTCGCGGTGAGGCCGTGATCGCTTTAATCTGA
- a CDS encoding transcriptional regulator, TetR family (PFAM: regulatory protein, TetR): MNFPKEKRPTKPIATAGKKATARVGGKSTQRFEAKRDAIISAGSELINREGVKGMTLAGVAERVGLSTTSVTYYFKLKEDLAVACILRGIEQLEQLILGASGDTPPARIASFLTAYFDLAARIANGLEPPFCVFNDIRALSKPNAATLLRAHNRMLAHMRGFFWIGSTPPELEQVLNIRTLLLAAALYWTPLWTRQYDTEDYPRICARMIDILLNGIAPDKKATWNPAQLHFRFENEPDQKEQFLIAATQLINEQGYHGASIDKISARLDLTKGSFYHHLDTKDDLVAMCFQRTFGVIAAAQRSAMAQKGNGWMKLTSACAALMQFQFSNAGPLLEFAAFSALPSTMVNTTVQLSGRVPHRFSEMISDGIIDGSVRPVDAYIAAQIITAAIVSAPEFVHTVSVQTADEAIALLLQPIFSGLLKL; the protein is encoded by the coding sequence ATGAATTTCCCCAAGGAAAAACGCCCGACAAAGCCCATTGCGACGGCCGGCAAGAAGGCGACGGCGCGAGTTGGCGGAAAGTCCACGCAGCGGTTCGAGGCCAAACGCGACGCCATTATTTCGGCCGGTTCCGAGCTCATCAATCGCGAAGGCGTGAAGGGGATGACGCTCGCCGGCGTTGCCGAGCGGGTCGGACTTTCGACGACGAGCGTGACCTACTATTTCAAGCTCAAGGAAGACCTTGCCGTTGCCTGCATCCTGCGCGGCATCGAACAGCTCGAGCAACTGATCCTGGGTGCGAGCGGAGACACCCCACCCGCACGGATCGCCAGCTTCCTGACCGCCTATTTCGATCTGGCCGCGCGGATCGCAAACGGGTTGGAACCACCCTTCTGCGTGTTCAATGATATTCGTGCGCTGAGCAAGCCGAACGCGGCGACCTTGCTGCGCGCGCACAATCGCATGCTGGCCCATATGCGCGGTTTCTTCTGGATCGGTTCGACGCCACCGGAACTCGAGCAGGTTCTGAACATCCGGACGCTTCTGCTCGCGGCCGCGCTATATTGGACGCCGCTTTGGACGCGTCAGTATGATACGGAGGATTATCCGCGCATATGCGCGCGGATGATCGACATCCTGCTGAACGGCATAGCCCCCGACAAGAAGGCGACGTGGAATCCCGCCCAGCTGCACTTTCGCTTCGAGAATGAGCCGGATCAGAAAGAGCAGTTTCTTATCGCAGCCACCCAGTTGATCAACGAACAGGGCTATCACGGCGCGTCGATCGACAAGATCTCTGCACGGCTCGATCTCACCAAGGGCTCCTTCTATCACCATCTCGACACCAAGGACGACCTGGTGGCGATGTGCTTCCAACGTACGTTCGGCGTGATCGCGGCGGCGCAGCGCTCGGCCATGGCCCAAAAGGGCAACGGGTGGATGAAGCTGACCTCGGCCTGCGCCGCGCTCATGCAGTTCCAGTTTTCCAATGCGGGCCCGCTTCTCGAATTTGCCGCATTCTCCGCGCTTCCATCGACGATGGTCAACACGACCGTGCAGCTTTCGGGCCGGGTGCCGCACCGCTTTTCCGAGATGATCTCCGATGGGATTATCGACGGATCCGTTCGCCCGGTAGATGCCTATATCGCCGCACAGATCATAACCGCGGCCATCGTCTCCGCTCCCGAATTCGTTCACACGGTATCGGTCCAGACCGCGGACGAGGCCATTGCCCTTCTGCTGCAACCGATCTTTTCGGGGTTGCTCAAACTGTAG
- a CDS encoding Propanoyl-CoA C-acyltransferase (PFAM: Thiolase) encodes MRSKPLVAGVGMIPFTKPGQSEDWDVMAEKAIRMALSDAGIGYDLVQAAYAGFMYADSTAGQSAFYRVGVTGIPIVNVNNNCATGSTALYLARQIVELGGADCAIAVGFEQMLPGALGWIFNDRKAVLEKHTEESQSIPGWDPNGPMAVQQFGGVGMDYQKRYGAKDETFAQISVKARRHAANNPLALFRTPITLEEVMAAKQLFGPVTRLQACAPTCGAAAAVIVSPKFAAKHGLSAVVEIKAQAMTSDTDASFGTGSMIDAIGYGISQSAADQVYEEAGLGPNDIQVVELHDCFTPNELIMYEALRLCPEGQAERYIWDGDNSYGGKHVVNPSGGLLSKGHPLGATGLAQCYELTQQLRGNAEARQVDGARHALQHNLGLGSAGVVTLYGRV; translated from the coding sequence ATGAGGAGCAAGCCGTTAGTCGCTGGCGTGGGAATGATTCCCTTCACGAAGCCGGGCCAGAGTGAGGATTGGGATGTGATGGCCGAAAAGGCCATCCGCATGGCGTTGAGCGATGCCGGGATCGGTTATGATCTGGTGCAGGCCGCCTATGCGGGCTTCATGTATGCCGATTCCACGGCGGGCCAATCCGCCTTCTATCGGGTCGGCGTCACGGGGATTCCCATCGTCAACGTCAACAATAATTGCGCCACCGGATCGACGGCGTTGTACTTGGCGCGCCAGATCGTGGAACTGGGCGGGGCGGACTGCGCGATCGCCGTCGGCTTCGAACAGATGCTGCCTGGTGCTTTGGGTTGGATTTTCAACGACCGGAAGGCCGTTCTCGAAAAGCATACGGAAGAGTCGCAATCGATCCCCGGCTGGGATCCCAATGGTCCGATGGCGGTGCAGCAATTCGGCGGCGTCGGCATGGATTATCAGAAACGATACGGCGCCAAGGACGAAACCTTCGCGCAGATCTCCGTGAAGGCGCGCAGGCATGCCGCGAATAATCCGCTGGCGCTTTTCCGCACGCCGATAACGCTCGAAGAGGTGATGGCCGCGAAGCAGCTTTTCGGACCGGTGACGCGATTGCAAGCTTGCGCGCCGACCTGCGGCGCGGCGGCTGCCGTGATCGTATCGCCCAAATTCGCGGCGAAGCATGGCTTGAGCGCGGTGGTCGAGATCAAGGCGCAGGCGATGACGTCCGATACCGACGCGTCGTTTGGGACGGGATCGATGATCGATGCGATCGGCTATGGCATATCGCAGTCGGCGGCCGATCAGGTCTATGAAGAGGCCGGACTGGGGCCGAACGACATACAGGTCGTCGAACTCCATGATTGTTTCACGCCAAATGAGCTGATCATGTATGAGGCGCTCCGCCTTTGTCCCGAAGGGCAGGCGGAACGATATATATGGGATGGCGACAACAGCTATGGCGGCAAGCATGTCGTCAATCCATCGGGTGGCCTGCTCTCGAAAGGGCACCCCCTGGGAGCGACCGGCCTGGCGCAATGCTATGAACTGACGCAGCAATTGCGCGGTAACGCGGAGGCACGGCAAGTCGACGGCGCTCGCCATGCTCTGCAGCACAACCTCGGACTGGGCAGCGCCGGTGTCGTGACCTTGTACGGGCGTGTCTGA